From the genome of Rhizobium binae, one region includes:
- a CDS encoding DUF3597 domain-containing protein, translated as MGIFDKIKHAIFGEAKAAEPAAANAPKAAPVQTPVSPSPAPSQAPTASPAQSKTAPAPAAATVDIVPILDAAVKKSGQKLDWRHSIVDLMKAVGMDASLAERKELAAELGYVGDSGDSAKMNMWLHKALMKRLSENGGKVPADLLD; from the coding sequence ATGGGAATTTTTGACAAGATCAAACATGCAATCTTTGGAGAAGCCAAAGCTGCCGAACCCGCTGCCGCCAATGCACCAAAGGCGGCACCGGTCCAAACTCCCGTCTCACCTTCGCCGGCGCCCAGCCAGGCGCCGACGGCTTCTCCAGCGCAGAGCAAGACGGCTCCAGCCCCGGCGGCAGCAACAGTCGACATCGTCCCCATCCTCGACGCGGCTGTGAAGAAGAGCGGCCAGAAACTCGATTGGCGGCACTCGATCGTCGACCTTATGAAAGCCGTCGGGATGGATGCGAGCCTCGCCGAGCGCAAGGAGCTTGCCGCCGAACTCGGCTATGTCGGCGACAGCGGCGATTCCGCAAAAATGAATATGTGGTTGCACAAGGCACTGATGAAGCGGCTGTCGGAAAATGGCGGCAAGGTGCCGGCCGATCTCCTGGATTGA
- a CDS encoding amino acid ABC transporter ATP-binding protein produces the protein MAEAPAKKLTVSTTEVAVEIINMNKWYGDFHVLRDINLKVMRGERIVIAGPSGSGKSTMIRCINRLEEHQKGQIIVDGTELTNDLKKIDEVRREVGMVFQHFNLFPHLTILENCTLAPIWVRKMPKKQAEEIAMHFLKRVKIPEQANKYPGQLSGGQQQRVAIARSLCMNPKIMLFDEPTSALDPEMIKEVLDTMVGLAEEGMTMLCVTHEMGFARQVANRVIFMDQGQIVEQNSPAEFFDNPQHERTKLFLSQILH, from the coding sequence ATGGCTGAAGCTCCAGCGAAAAAGCTCACCGTCTCGACGACCGAAGTCGCGGTCGAGATCATCAACATGAACAAGTGGTACGGCGATTTCCACGTGCTGCGCGACATCAACCTGAAGGTCATGCGCGGCGAGCGCATCGTCATCGCCGGCCCGTCGGGCTCCGGCAAATCGACAATGATCCGCTGCATCAACCGGCTGGAAGAACACCAGAAGGGCCAGATCATCGTCGATGGCACCGAGCTCACCAACGACCTGAAGAAGATCGATGAAGTCAGGCGCGAAGTCGGCATGGTGTTCCAGCACTTCAATCTCTTCCCGCACCTGACGATCCTCGAAAACTGCACGCTGGCGCCGATCTGGGTGCGCAAGATGCCGAAGAAGCAGGCGGAAGAGATCGCCATGCATTTCCTGAAGCGCGTCAAGATCCCCGAACAGGCCAACAAATATCCCGGCCAGCTTTCCGGCGGCCAGCAGCAGCGCGTGGCGATCGCCCGGTCGCTGTGCATGAACCCGAAGATCATGCTGTTCGACGAGCCGACTTCGGCGCTCGATCCTGAGATGATCAAGGAGGTGCTCGACACCATGGTCGGTCTTGCCGAGGAAGGCATGACCATGCTCTGCGTCACCCATGAAATGGGCTTTGCCCGCCAGGTCGCCAACCGCGTCATCTTCATGGACCAGGGCCAGATCGTCGAACAGAATTCGCCGGCCGAGTTCTTCGACAATCCGCAGCACGAGCGCACCAAGCTGTTCCTCAGCCAGATCCTGCATTAA
- a CDS encoding amino acid ABC transporter permease, with protein sequence MSNSFVRTAILAPEPAPAGEKGALAWIRRNLLATPKDIVLTVLASAFLAWGLLHAIDWLFVQAVWSGPDRTFCATTVQGGVQPEGWSGACWAFVGAKFDQIIFGGYPPGERWRPTLVGILFVLLLVPMLIPSVPQKRLNATLLFIVLPIVSFYLLYGGFGLEIVETPRWGGLMVTLVLSFVGIAVSFPLGILLALGRRSHMPVIRMVSVIFIEVVRGVPLITVLFMASVVLPLFLPAGWTVDKLLRALIGVAIFASAYMAEVVRGGLQAIPKGQFEGADSLGLGYWQKMRLIILPQAIKLVIPGIVNTFIGMFKDTSLVSIISMYDLLGIVRFLFTDPNWATAVTPLTGLIFAGFAFWLFCFGMSRYSAFVERHLDTGHKR encoded by the coding sequence ATGAGCAACAGTTTCGTCAGAACCGCAATACTGGCGCCGGAGCCGGCGCCCGCGGGAGAAAAAGGCGCACTGGCCTGGATCCGCCGCAACCTGCTTGCGACGCCGAAAGATATCGTCCTAACCGTCCTGGCGAGCGCATTCCTTGCATGGGGACTGCTCCATGCGATCGACTGGCTTTTCGTTCAGGCGGTCTGGAGCGGCCCGGACCGAACGTTCTGCGCGACGACGGTGCAGGGCGGCGTTCAGCCGGAGGGCTGGAGCGGTGCCTGCTGGGCCTTCGTCGGCGCCAAGTTCGACCAGATCATCTTCGGCGGCTATCCGCCCGGTGAGCGCTGGCGGCCGACGCTGGTCGGCATCCTCTTCGTACTGCTGCTGGTGCCGATGCTCATCCCTTCGGTGCCACAAAAGCGCCTGAACGCCACCCTGCTCTTCATCGTACTGCCGATCGTTTCCTTCTATCTGCTTTACGGCGGATTTGGCCTCGAAATCGTCGAGACGCCGCGCTGGGGCGGGCTGATGGTGACGCTGGTGCTATCCTTCGTCGGCATTGCGGTCTCCTTCCCGCTCGGCATTCTGCTGGCGCTCGGAAGGCGCTCGCACATGCCGGTTATTCGCATGGTCAGCGTTATTTTCATCGAGGTCGTGCGCGGCGTGCCGCTGATCACGGTGCTCTTCATGGCGAGCGTCGTGCTGCCGCTCTTCCTGCCGGCGGGCTGGACGGTGGACAAGCTCCTGCGCGCGCTGATCGGCGTGGCGATCTTCGCTTCCGCTTATATGGCGGAAGTCGTTCGCGGCGGCTTGCAGGCCATCCCGAAGGGCCAGTTCGAGGGTGCGGATTCGCTTGGCCTCGGCTACTGGCAGAAGATGCGGCTGATCATCTTGCCGCAGGCGATCAAACTGGTGATCCCCGGCATCGTCAACACCTTCATCGGCATGTTCAAGGACACATCGCTGGTGTCGATCATCAGCATGTACGATCTCCTCGGCATCGTCCGTTTCCTTTTCACCGATCCGAACTGGGCAACCGCGGTAACGCCGTTAACCGGGCTGATTTTCGCCGGCTTCGCCTTCTGGCTTTTCTGCTTCGGCATGTCGCGCTATTCAGCATTCGTAGAACGCCACCTCGACACCGGCCACAAACGCTAA
- a CDS encoding amino acid ABC transporter permease, with the protein MTHHVADSAPLPRSGWSFQSALYDPKIRGIFFQVLTIVLLVTIIWWIAHNTAVNLARANIASGFGFLNSRAGFEVGQSLIAYSSDSTYGRALVVGLLNTILIAVTGIITATIIGFVIGIGRLSRNWLIAKLCTVYVEIFRNIPPLLVIFFWYSGVLAILPNARESLHLPLGSFLNNRGLSFPKPIFGEGFWLVGVAFVIAIVAAVVTARWAHRRQAATGQPFHTIWASLGLLIGLPLLAFLVAGAPLSFDYPIAGKFNLSGGSVVGPEFMSLYLALSFYTAAFIAEIVRSGIRGVPKGQTEAAAALGLHPSAITRLVVIPQAFRIIIPPLSSQYLNLTKNSSLAIAIGFADLVAVGSTTLNQTGQSVEVIFIWMVIYLSLSIVTSLFMNWFNAKMALVER; encoded by the coding sequence ATGACGCATCATGTTGCGGATTCGGCACCATTGCCGAGAAGCGGCTGGAGCTTCCAGTCCGCCCTCTACGACCCGAAAATTCGGGGCATTTTCTTCCAGGTTCTTACCATCGTGTTGCTGGTCACCATCATCTGGTGGATTGCACACAACACGGCAGTCAATCTGGCGCGTGCCAACATCGCTTCAGGTTTCGGCTTTCTCAACAGCCGCGCCGGCTTCGAGGTCGGTCAATCGCTGATCGCCTATTCCAGCGATTCGACCTATGGACGAGCGCTGGTGGTCGGTCTTCTGAACACGATCCTGATCGCGGTGACCGGCATCATTACGGCAACCATCATCGGCTTCGTCATCGGCATCGGCCGCCTTTCGCGGAACTGGCTGATCGCCAAGCTCTGCACGGTCTATGTCGAGATCTTCCGCAATATCCCGCCGCTGCTGGTGATTTTCTTCTGGTATTCGGGCGTTCTGGCGATTTTGCCCAATGCCCGCGAATCGCTGCACCTGCCCCTCGGCTCCTTTCTCAACAATCGCGGCCTCTCGTTCCCGAAACCGATCTTCGGAGAAGGTTTCTGGCTCGTCGGCGTCGCCTTCGTGATCGCGATCGTCGCCGCTGTCGTGACCGCCCGCTGGGCGCATCGCCGGCAGGCTGCGACGGGTCAGCCGTTCCACACGATCTGGGCTTCGCTCGGCCTGCTTATCGGCCTGCCGCTGCTTGCCTTCCTGGTCGCCGGAGCGCCCCTCTCCTTCGATTATCCGATCGCAGGCAAGTTCAATCTGAGCGGTGGCTCCGTGGTCGGCCCCGAATTCATGTCGCTCTATCTGGCGCTCTCGTTCTACACCGCGGCCTTCATCGCCGAGATCGTGCGCTCGGGCATCCGCGGCGTGCCGAAAGGGCAGACGGAAGCGGCAGCCGCGCTTGGTCTGCACCCTTCGGCGATCACCCGGCTGGTGGTCATTCCGCAGGCTTTCCGCATCATCATTCCGCCGCTGAGCAGCCAGTATCTCAACCTCACCAAGAATTCGTCGCTCGCCATCGCCATCGGCTTTGCCGACCTCGTTGCCGTCGGCAGCACGACGCTGAACCAGACCGGTCAGTCCGTCGAGGTGATCTTTATCTGGATGGTCATCTACCTCAGCCTCAGTATCGTGACCTCACTGTTCATGAACTGGTTCAATGCCAAGATGGCGCTGGTGGAGAGATAA
- a CDS encoding amino acid ABC transporter substrate-binding protein: MKNKLLSAAIGAAVLALGASAASATTLGDVKAKGFVQCGVNTGLAGFAAPDASGNWTGFDVDFCKAVASAVFGDPTKVKFTPLSAANRFPALQSGEVDVLARNTTWSINRDTALGLNFRFVNYYDGQGFMVRKSLNVKSALELSGASVCVQSGTTTELNLADYFKANNLQYNPVVFEKLDEVNAAYDAGRCDVYTTDQSGLYSLRLTLKNPDEHAILPEIISKEPLGPAVRQGDDQWFDIVSWVGYAMINAEEFGITQANVDDMKNSPNPDIKRFLGVEADTKIGTDLGLTNEWAYNVIKNVGNYGEVFERNIGQGSPLKIARGLNALWNKGGIQYAPPVR; this comes from the coding sequence ATGAAGAATAAGCTCCTGTCCGCCGCCATCGGCGCAGCGGTTTTGGCACTTGGCGCATCGGCAGCCTCGGCCACCACTCTTGGTGACGTCAAGGCCAAGGGTTTCGTACAGTGCGGCGTCAATACCGGCCTGGCCGGCTTTGCCGCGCCCGACGCTTCCGGCAATTGGACCGGCTTCGACGTCGATTTCTGCAAGGCCGTCGCTTCGGCAGTCTTCGGCGATCCCACGAAGGTGAAGTTCACCCCGCTCAGCGCCGCCAACCGCTTCCCCGCGCTTCAGTCCGGTGAAGTCGACGTTCTGGCCCGCAACACGACCTGGTCGATCAACCGCGACACCGCGCTCGGCCTGAACTTCCGTTTCGTCAACTATTATGACGGCCAGGGCTTCATGGTTCGCAAAAGCCTGAACGTGAAGTCGGCGCTCGAGCTGTCGGGCGCATCCGTCTGCGTCCAGTCGGGCACGACGACCGAGCTCAACCTCGCCGACTATTTCAAGGCAAACAACCTCCAGTACAATCCGGTTGTTTTCGAAAAGCTGGATGAGGTCAACGCCGCCTATGACGCCGGCCGCTGCGACGTCTACACGACCGACCAATCCGGTCTCTATTCATTGCGCCTGACGCTGAAGAATCCCGACGAGCATGCGATCCTGCCGGAAATCATTTCCAAGGAGCCGCTCGGCCCGGCCGTGCGCCAGGGTGACGACCAGTGGTTCGATATCGTCAGCTGGGTTGGCTATGCCATGATCAATGCTGAAGAGTTCGGCATCACCCAGGCCAATGTCGATGACATGAAGAACTCGCCTAACCCCGACATCAAGCGCTTCCTCGGCGTCGAGGCGGACACCAAGATCGGCACCGATCTGGGCCTGACCAACGAATGGGCCTATAATGTCATCAAGAACGTCGGCAATTACGGCGAAGTCTTCGAGCGCAATATCGGCCAGGGCAGCCCGCTGAAGATTGCACGCGGCCTGAACGCGCTGTGGAACAAGGGCGGCATCCAGTACGCGCCGCCGGTTCGCTGA
- a CDS encoding cystathionine beta-lyase, with the protein MKDKNSLLQNAGINTRLSHIGNDPFDYHGFVNPPVVHASTVLFPNARTMETRAQKYTYGTRGTPTTDALCEAIDALEGSAGTILVPSGLAAVTIPFLGFVAAGDHALVVDSVYGPTRHFCDTMLKRLGVEVEYYDPSIGAGIEALFRPNTKIVHTEAPGSNTFEMQDIPAISGVAHRHGAVVMMDNTWATPLYFRPLDHGVDISIHAATKYPSGHSDILLGTVSANAEHWERLKEANGVLGICGAPDDAYQILRGLRTMSLRLERHYESALAIAEWLEGRADVARVLHPALPSFPSHHLWKRDFKGASGIFSFVLAADGPAQSRAKAHAFLDALRIFGLGYSWGGFESLALHAYLNDRKVAKAPTDGAVIRLQIGIEDVADLKADIERGFAAASAV; encoded by the coding sequence ATGAAAGACAAAAACAGCTTGCTGCAGAATGCCGGTATCAACACCCGCCTGAGCCATATCGGCAACGATCCCTTCGACTATCACGGTTTCGTCAATCCGCCGGTCGTGCATGCCTCGACGGTGCTGTTTCCTAACGCCCGGACGATGGAGACGCGTGCGCAGAAATACACCTACGGGACGCGCGGCACGCCGACGACGGATGCGCTCTGCGAGGCGATCGACGCTCTCGAAGGTTCGGCCGGGACCATCCTCGTTCCCTCGGGGCTTGCGGCGGTCACCATTCCGTTTCTGGGTTTCGTCGCTGCCGGCGACCATGCTCTCGTCGTCGATTCGGTTTACGGCCCGACTCGCCACTTCTGCGACACGATGCTCAAGCGCCTCGGCGTCGAGGTAGAATATTACGATCCGTCGATCGGCGCCGGCATCGAGGCGCTGTTCCGACCGAACACGAAGATCGTACATACCGAGGCTCCCGGCTCCAACACCTTCGAGATGCAGGATATTCCGGCGATATCGGGGGTTGCCCACCGCCATGGCGCCGTCGTGATGATGGACAATACCTGGGCGACGCCGCTTTATTTCCGGCCGCTCGATCATGGCGTCGACATCTCCATCCATGCGGCGACGAAATATCCGTCCGGCCATTCCGACATTCTTCTCGGAACGGTGTCGGCCAATGCCGAGCATTGGGAGCGCCTGAAGGAGGCGAACGGGGTGCTCGGCATCTGCGGCGCACCCGATGATGCCTACCAGATCCTGCGCGGGTTGCGCACCATGAGTCTGCGCCTCGAGCGGCATTATGAAAGCGCGCTTGCTATCGCCGAATGGCTGGAGGGCAGGGCGGACGTCGCGCGCGTGTTGCATCCGGCGCTGCCGAGCTTCCCCTCCCATCATCTCTGGAAGCGCGACTTCAAGGGGGCGAGCGGCATCTTTTCCTTCGTGCTTGCCGCCGATGGTCCCGCGCAATCCAGGGCAAAGGCGCACGCCTTCCTCGATGCGCTGCGGATCTTCGGCCTCGGCTATTCCTGGGGCGGCTTCGAAAGCCTCGCTTTGCACGCCTATCTGAACGACCGCAAGGTCGCCAAGGCCCCGACCGACGGTGCGGTCATCCGCCTGCAGATCGGCATTGAAGACGTGGCCGACCTCAAGGCCGATATCGAACGCGGATTTGCGGCGGCAAGCGCCGTCTGA
- a CDS encoding FAD-dependent monooxygenase, translated as MPVEHAVIIGAGIAGLTAALSLSRRGISSEIFEQADELTEVGAGLQLSPNASRILAHLGILDGLSRIWLEPESIRLISGSSLRQLAAVPAGKFARQRWGAPYGVLHRTTLQKALIAAVEADPLCRLRLGMRMEAGRPPSDRPADVVIGADGVWSQLRQSIAGSPSPRFSGNIAFRFTIAEDEAPGFLDRTSVSAFLGGSAHLVSYPLKETGSFNMVAITAGNIAPEAWQSEPAAEQRAQLRSRLAGWNAAIVSLIERQQKLTFWPLFETTTGAWQDGRAVLIGDAAHAMMPFAAQGAAMAIEDACELAAFLSVRPVAEALALFENHRVPRIAKLRQRGAFNRFAYHARGPIRIGRDLVLGLKPPQSLAADLDWIYGYRAMP; from the coding sequence ATGCCGGTCGAACATGCCGTCATCATCGGCGCCGGAATTGCGGGGCTGACCGCTGCGCTGTCGCTTTCGCGCCGGGGCATCAGCTCCGAGATTTTCGAGCAGGCAGACGAACTCACCGAAGTCGGCGCCGGATTGCAGCTTTCGCCGAATGCCTCCCGCATTCTTGCCCACCTCGGCATCCTGGACGGGCTTTCGAGGATCTGGCTCGAACCTGAGAGCATCCGACTGATTTCGGGCAGTTCGCTGCGCCAGCTTGCGGCGGTGCCGGCAGGCAAATTCGCCCGGCAGCGCTGGGGCGCGCCCTATGGCGTCCTGCACCGCACCACTTTGCAGAAAGCGCTGATCGCCGCGGTCGAAGCCGATCCGCTCTGCCGGCTTCGTCTCGGAATGCGCATGGAAGCGGGTCGACCGCCTTCCGACCGGCCGGCCGATGTCGTGATCGGCGCCGACGGCGTCTGGTCGCAGCTGCGGCAATCTATTGCGGGCAGCCCCTCGCCGCGTTTTTCCGGCAATATCGCCTTTCGCTTCACCATTGCCGAGGATGAAGCCCCCGGCTTCCTCGATCGGACAAGCGTTTCCGCTTTCCTCGGCGGGTCGGCGCATCTGGTCAGCTATCCGCTGAAGGAAACCGGCAGTTTCAACATGGTGGCAATCACCGCCGGCAACATTGCGCCGGAGGCTTGGCAAAGCGAGCCGGCGGCGGAGCAGCGCGCCCAGCTGCGATCACGTCTTGCCGGCTGGAACGCAGCGATCGTCTCGCTGATCGAGAGGCAGCAGAAGCTGACCTTCTGGCCGCTGTTCGAAACCACAACAGGCGCGTGGCAGGACGGCAGGGCGGTTCTGATCGGCGACGCCGCTCACGCAATGATGCCCTTTGCCGCCCAGGGAGCGGCGATGGCGATCGAAGACGCCTGTGAACTTGCAGCGTTCCTTTCGGTTCGTCCCGTCGCTGAAGCGCTGGCGCTCTTCGAAAACCATCGCGTGCCGCGCATTGCCAAGCTTCGCCAGCGCGGCGCCTTCAACCGCTTTGCCTATCATGCGAGAGGGCCGATCCGGATCGGCCGCGATCTCGTGCTCGGGCTGAAGCCGCCGCAAAGCCTGGCGGCGGATCTCGACTGGATCTACGGCTATCGCGCCATGCCATAG
- a CDS encoding zinc-finger domain-containing protein: MAGHNIPHFQNDSGHRVIEVGVKEFMCTGASAPFDHPHIFIDMGDDNEKVCSYCSTLYRFNSSLKPSQTNPAGCVFHVKAA; encoded by the coding sequence ATGGCCGGCCACAACATCCCTCACTTTCAGAACGACAGCGGTCATCGCGTCATCGAAGTCGGCGTCAAGGAATTCATGTGCACGGGCGCTTCGGCACCCTTCGATCACCCGCACATCTTCATCGACATGGGCGACGACAACGAGAAGGTCTGCTCCTACTGTTCGACGCTCTACCGCTTCAATTCCTCCCTCAAGCCCAGCCAGACCAATCCGGCCGGCTGCGTTTTCCACGTGAAGGCGGCGTAA
- a CDS encoding alpha/beta fold hydrolase, protein MNLNTPVFSSFTHDGLRLAFFDEGDPSGVPVLLIHGFASTANVNWVHPAWLKTLGDAGYRVIAIDNRGHGASDKPHDAEAYRPWVMAGDAIALLDHLGIAEANLMGYSMGARISVFAALASPHRVRSLVLGGLGIGMTDGVGDWDPIADALLAPSLDAVTHERGRMFRAFAEQTKSDRTALAACIRGSRDLVARSDMAKLDMPALIGVGTKDDIAGSPQQLAALMPEAEALDIPGRDHMLAVGDKVFKQAVLAFYERVAEG, encoded by the coding sequence ATGAACCTGAACACCCCAGTTTTTTCAAGCTTCACCCATGACGGATTGCGGCTCGCATTTTTTGACGAAGGCGATCCCTCCGGTGTGCCTGTCCTGTTGATTCACGGCTTTGCCTCGACCGCCAACGTCAACTGGGTGCATCCGGCCTGGCTGAAGACGCTCGGCGATGCCGGCTACCGGGTGATCGCCATCGACAATCGCGGCCATGGCGCGAGCGACAAGCCGCATGATGCCGAAGCCTATCGTCCATGGGTGATGGCCGGCGATGCGATCGCCTTGCTCGACCATCTCGGCATCGCCGAAGCCAATCTCATGGGGTATTCGATGGGCGCGCGCATTTCCGTCTTTGCCGCACTCGCCAGTCCGCATCGCGTCCGCTCGCTGGTGCTCGGCGGCCTCGGCATCGGCATGACCGACGGAGTCGGCGACTGGGACCCGATCGCCGACGCGCTGCTGGCGCCGTCGCTGGATGCGGTGACGCACGAGCGTGGCCGGATGTTCCGCGCCTTTGCCGAACAGACGAAGAGCGATCGCACTGCGCTCGCGGCCTGCATTCGCGGCTCGCGCGATCTCGTCGCCCGCTCGGATATGGCCAAACTCGATATGCCGGCGCTGATCGGCGTCGGCACCAAGGACGATATCGCCGGTTCGCCGCAGCAACTGGCGGCACTGATGCCCGAGGCCGAGGCGCTCGATATTCCCGGCCGCGATCACATGCTCGCCGTCGGCGATAAGGTGTTCAAGCAGGCGGTGCTGGCCTTCTACGAAAGGGTCGCCGAGGGCTGA
- the cysE gene encoding serine O-acetyltransferase, whose translation MVAKTDIRAFETGHPLKVMDPIWDSLREEARAAAETDPVLAAFLYSTVINHRSLEECVIHRICERLDHPDMQAILLRQTFEEMLADWPEWSSILRVDIQAVYDRDPACLRFMEAVLYFKGFHALQTHRLAHWLLNRGRRDFALYLQSRSSSVFQTDINPAARIGKGIFLDHATGLVIGETAVVGDNVSILHGVTLGGTGKEGADRHPKIGSGVMIGAGAKILGNIEIGFCSRVAAGSVVLKAVPPKKTVAGVPAKVVGEAGCSEPSRNMDQVIGADI comes from the coding sequence ATGGTCGCCAAGACAGACATCCGTGCTTTTGAGACAGGCCATCCGCTGAAAGTGATGGACCCCATCTGGGACAGCCTGCGCGAGGAAGCTCGCGCCGCTGCCGAAACGGATCCGGTTCTCGCCGCGTTTCTCTATTCGACGGTGATCAATCACCGTTCGCTCGAGGAATGCGTCATTCACCGCATCTGCGAACGCCTCGATCATCCCGACATGCAGGCGATCCTCCTACGCCAGACCTTCGAGGAAATGCTCGCCGACTGGCCGGAATGGAGCTCGATCCTACGTGTCGATATCCAGGCGGTCTATGACCGCGATCCCGCTTGCCTGCGCTTCATGGAGGCGGTGCTCTATTTCAAGGGTTTCCATGCGCTGCAGACGCATCGTCTGGCCCACTGGCTGCTGAACCGCGGCAGGCGTGACTTCGCCCTTTATCTGCAAAGCCGCTCCTCCAGCGTCTTCCAGACCGACATCAATCCGGCCGCCCGTATCGGCAAGGGCATCTTCCTCGATCATGCCACCGGCCTCGTGATCGGCGAAACGGCTGTTGTCGGCGACAACGTCTCGATCCTCCATGGCGTCACGCTCGGCGGCACCGGCAAGGAGGGCGCCGACCGCCATCCGAAGATCGGCAGTGGCGTCATGATCGGCGCCGGCGCGAAGATCCTCGGCAACATCGAGATCGGCTTCTGCTCGCGCGTCGCCGCCGGCTCCGTCGTGCTCAAGGCCGTGCCGCCGAAGAAGACGGTTGCCGGCGTTCCGGCCAAGGTCGTCGGCGAGGCCGGTTGTTCCGAACCGTCGCGCAACATGGACCAGGTGATCGGCGCCGATATCTGA
- a CDS encoding DUF3126 family protein, which translates to MKPEEIKKLDAYFKRMFNPQIIVKARPRKNDSAEVYLGEEFLGVVYIDDEDGDRSYNFSMAILDVDL; encoded by the coding sequence GTGAAGCCTGAAGAAATCAAGAAGCTCGACGCCTATTTCAAGCGCATGTTCAACCCGCAGATCATTGTCAAGGCGCGTCCGCGCAAGAATGATTCCGCGGAAGTCTATCTCGGCGAAGAGTTTCTGGGCGTCGTCTATATCGATGACGAGGATGGCGACCGCTCCTACAACTTTTCGATGGCGATCCTCGACGTCGATCTTTGA
- a CDS encoding phasin family protein — protein sequence MFNFDDANKKSKEAVDTALRTYSDTARGFQAIAAEAAEYSKKSFQDAVTHFETLAGAKSFEAVFELQTSYVKSSYDSFVSEATKLGEMYADLAKSAYKPYEAPIAAAVAKTGRQSQPATPAAA from the coding sequence ATGTTCAACTTTGACGATGCAAACAAGAAGAGCAAGGAAGCCGTCGATACGGCGCTGAGAACCTATTCCGATACGGCGAGGGGCTTTCAGGCAATCGCCGCCGAAGCTGCTGAATATTCGAAGAAGTCCTTTCAGGATGCGGTGACGCATTTCGAAACGCTGGCCGGCGCCAAGAGCTTCGAGGCCGTGTTCGAACTGCAGACGAGCTACGTCAAGTCCAGCTATGACAGCTTCGTTTCCGAAGCCACCAAGCTCGGCGAAATGTACGCCGATCTCGCCAAGTCCGCCTACAAGCCCTACGAGGCTCCGATCGCCGCTGCCGTCGCCAAGACGGGCAGACAGTCGCAGCCGGCAACGCCCGCCGCCGCTTGA
- the clpS gene encoding ATP-dependent Clp protease adapter ClpS produces the protein MIAKPIRMQNDSERNGDNGNRGTSVITRTKPKTKKPNLYRVLLLNDDYTPMEFVIHILERFFQKDRESATRIMLHVHNHGVGECGIFTYEVAETKVSQVMDFARQHQHPLQCVMEKK, from the coding sequence ATGATCGCAAAGCCGATCCGGATGCAGAACGATAGCGAAAGGAACGGGGACAACGGAAATCGCGGAACCTCGGTCATCACGCGCACTAAGCCGAAGACCAAGAAGCCCAACCTCTATCGCGTGCTGCTTTTGAATGACGACTACACACCCATGGAATTCGTCATTCATATTCTGGAGCGTTTTTTTCAGAAGGATCGTGAAAGTGCCACCCGCATCATGCTCCATGTCCACAATCACGGCGTCGGCGAATGCGGAATATTCACATACGAGGTAGCGGAAACGAAGGTCAGCCAGGTGATGGACTTCGCCCGGCAGCACCAGCATCCGCTGCAATGCGTCATGGAAAAGAAGTGA